The window GCCAGCCGTCGCCGTGAATCGGCAACGGTTCGTCGGCGCGATTGCGCGGCACGTCCACGCGCCGTCCCGCCACATCGAAACGACCGCCGCCGATGCGGTTCGAATACGGCAACAGCGGATAACAGGCCAACTGGTTTGGTTGTGTATCGGCCGCGACATGGCGGCAGCGCCGGAAAATCGGCGTCAGCGCGCCGTCGTTGCGCCAGTCGAAACGGGTGATGCCGCCGCCGAGCGTCGGCGCGACGTCGAGGCGCAAATGGGTATTGGCGAGCGTGATGCACGCGAGCTCGCCGCCGCTGCTTTCGCCGACCGCCACCGCCGACGTGCTCGGCCCCGGCAGCACCGGATTGGCCGCCGCGGCAAGTCGCGAGCGCCGGCTCTGGGAGGTCGGCGGGGCGGCGGAAACAAGATTCGCAACAGTCATAGCTGACTCCATCGAGAGGCGTTGGACATGGCCGTCATCGCTGACGGATGCTGTTGGGCGATTTTCTTGAACCGGTCGCCTCTGGGTCCTGCAATGCAGGCTAATAATTTGCGGGCACTGGGATCGCGGCATTTACGGCTGAATCGATTTCAAGGTCACTGCGTAACGCGTGATGCGTAAAGCCTGGTACGTGCGACGAGATACCTGAGCGGCAATCGACGCTACCGCCCCAAGCCGCCGCCCTGAAAAAGCGGCTGCGTCATTCTGCGCTATGCGGGCGCACCTTGGAACACCGCTTCCGGCAAACCCGCCCTTTCGACACGCGCGACGAACACGCCACCCGCGCCTGCGTCGTTCGCGAGCGCCGCAGCATCGAGACCGATGCGCGCGCTGGTGACGTAAAGCGTGTCGAGCTGCGCGCGCCCGTCGGTCGTTCCCTGCGACGCGCCGCCCAACGCGACGCAACTGGGCTGCGCGGTCGGCACGTCGACGCGCTCCGTTTCCACGCCGTCGGGGCCGTAACGCACCACGCGCCGGCCGCCCCACTGCGCGTTCCACAATCCGCCGTCGCGGTCAACGGTCGAGCCGTCGGGTTCGCCGGTGGCGTCGGTCAGCGTGGTGAACAGACGGTCGTTCGCGACGCTGCCGTCGGCGTGATAGTCGCAGGCGCGAATTTCACGCGTCGGCGAATCGCAGTAGTACATCGTGGCGCCGTCGGGACTGAACGCGATGCTGTTCGAAATAGCTGGCGCCGGCAACGGCAAGCGCTCCAGCGACAGATCGTGATTCAACCGATAAAACCCGCCCACCGCCTGCAACGGCGAGCCTTCGTCTTTCGTGCCGAACACGAAGCGCCCCTGGCGGTCGCAGCGACCGTCGTTCACGCGCGTGTTCATGCCGGGTTCGACGTCGACGATTCGGCGCGTCTTGCCCGTCGTCAGATCGAAAAACGCCAGATGCGTGGCCAGACCCAGCAGCAGATAGCGCGGGTCCGCGCACAGCGCGAACGTGGCGAGCCGCTCCGGCATGCGCCATTGCGTCGTGTCGCCGTCGCTCGGGTCGTAGCGCCACAAACAGGCGCCTTCGATATCCGTCCAGTAAAAGCGGCCGGTGCTCGCGCACCACGTCGCGCCTTCGCCGAGCGTGCATTGCGTATCGAGCAGCAGCGCGGCCGGCTGCGTGCGCGGACTCGCCGTCACGCCCAGCCTCCGTCCACGATGAGGTCTTGTGCGGTGATCATTTTGCTGTCGTCGGCGGCGAGGAAAAGCGCCATGCGCGCCAGATCGGCCGGTTCCAGTTCCGCGTCAATGCACTGGCCTTCCTTGATCGAACGACGGCCCGCGTCGTCGAGCCACAGGCGCTTCTGCTTCTCCGTCATGACCCAGCCCGGCACCAGCGTATTCACGCGAATATTGAAGTGCCCAAGGTCGCGCGCGAGGCCGCGTGTCAAACCCTGCACCGCCGATTTCGACATCACGTAGACCGGATACCCGCCGTTCTTCAGCATCCAGCTAATCGAGCCGAGATTGATGATCGAGCCGCTGTTGGCGGCCTTCATGTCTTCCATCACCGCCTGCGCCGCGAAGAACTGGTGACGGATATTCACCGCGATACCCGCGTCGAAAAACTCGCGTGTGACTTCGCCGATCTGGTGGCGTTTGTCGTTCGCCGCGTTGTTCACCAGCACCTGGATCGGGCCGAGCGCGGCTTTGACGTCGGCGATCGCTTTTTGCAGCGCGTCGACGTCGGTCAGATCGCAGGGCAGGAACAGCGGTTTGTGTTTCGAATCGCCGAGTTCGTCGGCGAGCGCCTCGCCGGCGCTCGCGTCGATATCGAAGAACGCGACGCGGGCGCCCTGCGCCGCGAAATGCTCGACGAACGATGCGCCGATGCCGGTCGCGCCGCCCGTGATCAACACCGTACGGTCGACGAGACTCGGATAGCGCGCGAACGCGGTGTCCGCGAGACGGGCGTTTGCATTGGCCGGAGACGACATCGTTCGATTCCTTTCAGAGCTAGGTAAGTTAATCCCGCGAACCGCGGTTCTTCAACTGGTCGAGCAGCACTGCGGCCAG is drawn from Burkholderia sp. 9120 and contains these coding sequences:
- a CDS encoding SDR family oxidoreductase — protein: MSSPANANARLADTAFARYPSLVDRTVLITGGATGIGASFVEHFAAQGARVAFFDIDASAGEALADELGDSKHKPLFLPCDLTDVDALQKAIADVKAALGPIQVLVNNAANDKRHQIGEVTREFFDAGIAVNIRHQFFAAQAVMEDMKAANSGSIINLGSISWMLKNGGYPVYVMSKSAVQGLTRGLARDLGHFNIRVNTLVPGWVMTEKQKRLWLDDAGRRSIKEGQCIDAELEPADLARMALFLAADDSKMITAQDLIVDGGWA
- a CDS encoding SMP-30/gluconolactonase/LRE family protein, yielding MTASPRTQPAALLLDTQCTLGEGATWCASTGRFYWTDIEGACLWRYDPSDGDTTQWRMPERLATFALCADPRYLLLGLATHLAFFDLTTGKTRRIVDVEPGMNTRVNDGRCDRQGRFVFGTKDEGSPLQAVGGFYRLNHDLSLERLPLPAPAISNSIAFSPDGATMYYCDSPTREIRACDYHADGSVANDRLFTTLTDATGEPDGSTVDRDGGLWNAQWGGRRVVRYGPDGVETERVDVPTAQPSCVALGGASQGTTDGRAQLDTLYVTSARIGLDAAALANDAGAGGVFVARVERAGLPEAVFQGAPA